The following nucleotide sequence is from Vibrio fluvialis.
AACTGAGATAGCTTATGAATAAGTTCATAGGCTTAGCTCTGGTTTCCACGCCAGCGTTGGCGGTGGAAAATTCACAGTTGGACTTAGCGACCACATTCGGGTCGCTTTTGTTCGTTATTGCGCTCATCCTTTTTATGGCCTGGTTACTCAAGCGGATGCGAGTTCCGGCCTTTGGTCATCAAAAGGGATTGAACGTGGTTCGTCAGTTACCAGTTGGCACCAAAGAACGCGTTATGATCGTTCAGGCCGGAGAAGAACAATTTCTGATTGGTGTGACCTCGCAGTCCATTCAACTTATCTCAAAACTGGAAACGCCACTCAAGCAGGAGGAGCTGGAGTCAACGCCTTTCTCAAATCAATTGGCTCAGCTACTGAAAAAGCATGATAAAAAAACGTCTGAGTAATGCGCTGTCGGTGTTGACGCACCGCTTGGCGATAGTGATGTGGCTGAGCGCGCTGCTGTTTGCGCCGCTGGCCAGTGCGCAGCAGGAACTGGAAACGCCGATCCCGGCTACCGCCGCCAGTGCAGAAAACATGACGGTCTCTGCGATGGAAAAAGAGCAGGGTAATTCACGCACCATGGCATTGGGGAGCAGCAGTGGCGGAGGCGGTATTCCGGCCTTTACCATGACCACCAACCCAAATGGCGGCCAAGACTATTCGGTAAACCTGCAAATTCTCGCGTTGATGACCATGCTGGGCTTCCTGCCGGCCATGGTCATTCTGATGACGTCGTTTACCCGCATTGTGGTGGTGATGTCGATTCTGCGTCAGGCGATGGGTTTGCAGCAGACGCCATCCAACCAGGTTATTATCGGTATCGCGATATTCCTGACCTTTTTCATTATGTCGCCAGTGCTGAATAAGATTAATGATCAGGCGATTCAGCCGTATCTCAATGAGCAGATCTCTGCTCGTCAGGCCTTTGACCTTGCTCAGGAACCAATGAAAGCGTTCATGCTTAAGCAGACGCGAGTGAAAGATCTCGAGACGTTCGTTAACATTTCCGGTTCTGATGTGAAGAACCCGGAAGATGTTTCGATGGCGGTCCTGATTCCGGCCTTCATTACGTCGGAGCTGAAAACGGCGTTCCAGATTGGTTTTATGTTGTTCCTGCCGTTTTTGATTATCGACCTGGTGGTTGCCTCGGTGTTGATGGCGATGGGTATGATGATGCTCTCGCCGATGATTGTCTCATTGCCATTTAAGCTGATGCTGTTTGTGCTGGTGGATGGATGGAACCTCATCCTTTCGACCCTGGCCGGCAGTTTTGCCATGTAGCGGGAGAAGCACATGACCCCTGAAGTCTTTGTTGAACTGTTCCGTAATGCACTGTGGATGGTGCTGATCATGGTGTGTGCCATTATCGTTCCAAGCTTGTTGATTGGTTTGGTGGTGGCGGTGTTTCAGGCGGCAACTTCAATCAACGAACAGACGCTGAGCTTTCTGCCACGTCTGATTGTCACACTGTTGGCGCTCATGCTGTTTGCCCACTGGATGACGCAGATGATGATGGAATTCTTCTTCTCCATGGTCGAGCGTATACCTCAGGTGCTGTATTAGGGCGGCTTATGGAGTACCCAACCAGCGTCGTCCTCGACTTCATCGCCAACTACTTCTGGCCTTATGCCCGCATCTCCGCCATGTTGATGGTGATGTCGGTCACCGGTGCACGCTTTGTCTCTACCCGCATCCGCCTCTATCTGGGGTTGGCGATCACGCTGGCTGTGATGCCTGCGATTCCGCAAGTGCCTGAAGATCTTGAACTGCTGTCGTTTAACGGTTTCCTGACCACGCTCAATCAGCTCATCATCGGAGTAGCGATGGGCATGGTGACGCAGTTTATGATTCAAACCTTCGTTATGCTTG
It contains:
- the fliO gene encoding flagellar biosynthetic protein FliO codes for the protein MNKFIGLALVSTPALAVENSQLDLATTFGSLLFVIALILFMAWLLKRMRVPAFGHQKGLNVVRQLPVGTKERVMIVQAGEEQFLIGVTSQSIQLISKLETPLKQEELESTPFSNQLAQLLKKHDKKTSE
- the fliP gene encoding flagellar type III secretion system pore protein FliP (The bacterial flagellar biogenesis protein FliP forms a type III secretion system (T3SS)-type pore required for flagellar assembly.), which encodes MWLSALLFAPLASAQQELETPIPATAASAENMTVSAMEKEQGNSRTMALGSSSGGGGIPAFTMTTNPNGGQDYSVNLQILALMTMLGFLPAMVILMTSFTRIVVVMSILRQAMGLQQTPSNQVIIGIAIFLTFFIMSPVLNKINDQAIQPYLNEQISARQAFDLAQEPMKAFMLKQTRVKDLETFVNISGSDVKNPEDVSMAVLIPAFITSELKTAFQIGFMLFLPFLIIDLVVASVLMAMGMMMLSPMIVSLPFKLMLFVLVDGWNLILSTLAGSFAM
- the fliQ gene encoding flagellar biosynthesis protein FliQ, which gives rise to MTPEVFVELFRNALWMVLIMVCAIIVPSLLIGLVVAVFQAATSINEQTLSFLPRLIVTLLALMLFAHWMTQMMMEFFFSMVERIPQVLY